One segment of Thermococcus sp. AM4 DNA contains the following:
- a CDS encoding beta-ribofuranosylaminobenzene 5'-phosphate synthase family protein: MIIRTPKRLHLGLIDPTGSLGRRFGSLGVALEGGYEVKVLPAERLEVKAKGEDIETIKKALERMNSTFGTGTGYLIEVRKAIPRHVGLGSTTQLSLAVGTAIAKLNNLNVSVERLAEVLGRGKNSGAGIYAFAHGGFVLDGGVKEGVPPLILREEFPGEWAFLLVIPEVKPGLDEEEEKPIMSGNFGDVNVAMEISHRILLGLLPALKERNVRAFGEHLSVIQRLVGRHFAEFQGGEFREDVKLILDWLSKKTYGAGQSSWGPTVYGLILKAEFQRLSAELNDHLKEHGIMAKVELGLPRNAGAEIVSENAFLERLIRSVAQ, translated from the coding sequence ATGATAATCCGGACGCCGAAGAGGCTTCACCTCGGCCTGATAGACCCAACGGGCTCGCTCGGAAGGCGCTTCGGGAGCCTCGGGGTAGCGCTCGAAGGTGGCTACGAGGTAAAGGTTCTGCCCGCTGAACGGCTCGAGGTAAAGGCCAAAGGCGAGGACATTGAGACGATAAAGAAGGCCCTCGAGAGAATGAACTCGACCTTTGGAACAGGAACCGGCTACCTAATCGAGGTGCGGAAGGCAATCCCAAGGCACGTCGGCCTCGGCTCGACTACCCAGCTGAGCTTGGCCGTTGGAACCGCAATAGCAAAGTTAAACAACCTGAACGTTTCGGTTGAGAGACTCGCCGAGGTTCTCGGAAGGGGGAAGAACAGCGGGGCAGGGATTTACGCCTTCGCTCACGGGGGCTTCGTCCTCGATGGCGGGGTTAAAGAAGGCGTTCCCCCACTCATACTCCGCGAGGAGTTCCCCGGGGAGTGGGCCTTCCTGCTCGTGATTCCCGAGGTAAAGCCGGGCCTCGATGAAGAGGAGGAAAAGCCGATAATGAGCGGGAACTTCGGCGACGTTAACGTTGCGATGGAGATAAGCCACCGCATTTTACTCGGCTTACTGCCCGCGTTGAAGGAGAGGAACGTCAGGGCCTTCGGTGAGCACCTTTCGGTAATACAGAGGCTCGTCGGCAGGCACTTCGCGGAGTTCCAGGGGGGAGAGTTCAGGGAGGACGTCAAGTTAATACTTGACTGGTTAAGCAAGAAAACCTACGGCGCAGGCCAGAGCAGCTGGGGGCCGACCGTTTACGGCCTAATCCTGAAGGCGGAGTTCCAGAGGCTTTCTGCCGAGCTTAACGACCACCTTAAGGAGCACGGGATAATGGCAAAGGTCGAGCTCGGCCTTCCGAGGAACGCTGGAGCGGAAATTGTGAGCGAGAACGCCTTTCTGGAAAGGTTGATAAGGAGCGTGGCGCAATGA
- a CDS encoding AI-2E family transporter: MRNETLVWAIVTVVILYLVWLVVSPVVSPIILALAVAYVTYPIHERLSPKIGRKKAAFLLTAVIAVLSFLFLLGFVLWINDVKYQIVRYMEISFNWLQSVTISSQRINEVLTAITEGVRSRIEAYVISYTYSIPKLALEIFVMLFVYYGTLVNAEEIGRELYNLLPPQRKEFGIRLIEAARYTLDTLLKSWLTLSVLKGSATALGFWAFRIAPTSGAIALGILTAFVELLPFLGGWLIWIPGVVYLVHTSHYVLAFLFAVYSIVFISPLPDFVLAPKMTLRRRGLNALISLLGIFGGLWAFGLVGIIIGPVSLGLLATVIEEWKKAMES; encoded by the coding sequence ATGAGGAATGAAACCCTCGTTTGGGCCATCGTCACCGTCGTCATCCTCTACCTCGTGTGGTTAGTCGTCAGTCCGGTCGTTTCGCCGATAATCCTCGCCCTTGCGGTGGCCTACGTCACCTATCCCATTCACGAGAGGCTGTCGCCAAAGATAGGCCGCAAGAAGGCGGCTTTTCTGCTAACCGCGGTAATAGCGGTTCTGTCCTTCCTCTTCCTGCTCGGCTTCGTCCTCTGGATCAACGACGTCAAGTACCAGATCGTCAGGTACATGGAGATCTCCTTCAACTGGCTCCAGTCCGTGACAATATCCTCTCAGAGGATCAACGAGGTACTCACGGCCATAACTGAAGGCGTTCGCTCGAGGATCGAGGCGTACGTTATCAGCTACACCTACTCCATACCCAAACTCGCGCTCGAGATATTCGTCATGCTCTTCGTCTACTACGGAACCCTCGTGAACGCGGAGGAGATAGGGAGGGAACTCTACAACCTCCTGCCGCCCCAGAGGAAGGAGTTCGGGATCAGGCTTATCGAAGCGGCCCGCTATACATTGGATACACTCCTCAAGAGCTGGCTCACGCTGAGCGTCCTGAAGGGATCCGCCACGGCCCTCGGCTTCTGGGCCTTCAGAATCGCCCCGACGAGCGGCGCCATAGCACTGGGCATCCTAACGGCCTTCGTTGAGCTCCTTCCCTTCCTCGGCGGCTGGCTCATCTGGATACCCGGGGTCGTGTACCTCGTCCACACATCGCACTACGTCCTGGCCTTCCTCTTCGCGGTCTACTCCATCGTCTTCATATCCCCGTTGCCGGACTTTGTGCTGGCCCCCAAGATGACCCTCAGGAGGCGGGGCCTCAACGCCCTGATTTCCCTCCTCGGAATCTTCGGCGGCCTCTGGGCTTTCGGGCTCGTCGGGATAATAATAGGGCCAGTTTCCCTCGGCCTTTTGGCGACTGTGATCGAGGAGTGGAAGAAAGCGATGGAGAGCTAA
- a CDS encoding ABC transporter permease subunit: MVLLRSFGEGFKKSVNGRMVVLSMGVFLAPNVSVFLMGKRLPLGDRGEVIKIIHAAVNPIVPAQSRDVLGFLPLFLALIVGLYSLKHEWEISSRLAYLLGRFTGHAVVLSVASFVSVITGFLILVHLGAPLDDSLLRTVLIIGALYSLVVIQLLALGYFVSAIIKNTSNRLLVGIFAGSMLLIAIPFAVAIIFTLMYAPMGELVKDPAIVREETWRYITYILPFEPTLQMNEAILMLGEQKSRANVLNLVVFSVFYIAAAAFFFSRANRSSPG; the protein is encoded by the coding sequence ATGGTTTTGCTCCGGAGCTTTGGCGAGGGATTTAAGAAAAGCGTGAACGGACGGATGGTCGTTCTCTCGATGGGAGTGTTTCTGGCACCCAACGTCTCCGTGTTCCTCATGGGGAAGAGACTTCCACTCGGCGACCGAGGGGAGGTCATCAAAATAATCCACGCGGCCGTAAACCCCATAGTCCCCGCACAGAGCCGGGACGTTCTCGGCTTCCTTCCCCTTTTCCTTGCCTTAATCGTTGGGCTGTACTCCCTGAAACACGAGTGGGAGATATCATCCCGCCTCGCCTACCTGCTCGGAAGGTTCACGGGACATGCGGTAGTGCTCTCGGTGGCCTCGTTTGTCTCGGTCATAACCGGGTTCCTGATCCTCGTACACCTGGGGGCCCCACTCGATGACAGTCTGCTCAGGACGGTTCTCATCATTGGGGCGCTCTACTCCCTGGTTGTGATTCAGCTCCTGGCCCTCGGCTACTTTGTTTCGGCCATCATCAAAAACACCTCAAATCGCCTGCTCGTAGGCATATTCGCCGGCTCGATGCTTTTGATAGCCATACCATTTGCTGTCGCGATTATCTTCACCCTGATGTACGCACCGATGGGAGAGCTCGTCAAGGATCCGGCAATAGTCAGGGAGGAAACCTGGAGGTACATAACCTACATCCTTCCCTTCGAGCCGACGCTGCAGATGAATGAGGCAATTCTCATGTTGGGGGAGCAGAAAAGCCGGGCAAACGTTCTAAACCTGGTCGTTTTCTCGGTCTTTTACATCGCAGCCGCAGCCTTCTTCTTTTCAAGAGCCAACCGCTCCAGCCCGGGTTAA
- a CDS encoding UbiD family decarboxylase, producing MLEEILRTFDDLIVIKEPVSKELGITRYLLRYRDRPVLFEDVDGWRVAGNIWSTRERIAGFLNTKQENLIHMLAEAMENPSPYRTAESAPFLKNSTDDFSLLELPVPKYYPKDGGPYFTSAMVIAKDDSGFVNMSFHRMMVRDERTAAIRLVPRHLYAMWKDRAEHGEELDVRIVVGNPIHLLLAGATSTAYGISELEIASKLSELAFGKPVEVVELGGIPVPVESEFVFEAKITPELVDEGPFVDITGTYDYVRKQPLVVFERMYHVDEPIFHALLPGGYEHFMLMGLPKEPQIYASVKRVVPKVHGVRLTEGGAMWLHAVVSITKQHDGDGKNAILAAFAGHPSLKHVVVVDEDIDIYDDRDVEWAIATRFQADKDLVIVPNARGSSLDPSAEKSLTAKWGIDATKPLDRKEEFERARL from the coding sequence ATGCTGGAGGAAATTCTTCGAACCTTCGATGACCTGATCGTCATAAAGGAACCCGTGAGCAAGGAGCTCGGGATAACCAGATACCTCCTCAGGTATCGCGACAGGCCGGTTCTCTTCGAGGACGTTGACGGCTGGAGGGTCGCTGGAAACATATGGAGCACCCGCGAGAGAATAGCCGGGTTTCTGAACACCAAACAAGAGAACCTAATTCACATGCTCGCGGAGGCGATGGAAAATCCCTCACCATACAGAACCGCTGAAAGCGCCCCCTTTCTGAAGAACTCTACAGACGATTTCTCCCTCCTCGAGCTTCCGGTTCCGAAGTACTATCCTAAAGACGGCGGGCCTTACTTCACCTCGGCGATGGTCATCGCAAAGGACGATAGCGGCTTCGTCAACATGTCATTCCACAGAATGATGGTCAGGGACGAGAGAACCGCTGCGATAAGGCTCGTCCCGAGGCACCTCTACGCCATGTGGAAGGACAGGGCCGAGCACGGGGAAGAGCTGGACGTTAGAATCGTCGTGGGAAATCCAATTCACCTTCTCCTGGCCGGAGCTACCAGCACCGCCTACGGAATCAGCGAGCTTGAGATAGCCTCCAAACTCAGCGAGCTCGCCTTCGGGAAGCCGGTTGAGGTCGTCGAGCTGGGAGGGATTCCCGTGCCGGTCGAGAGCGAGTTCGTCTTCGAGGCGAAGATAACTCCGGAGCTTGTCGATGAGGGGCCGTTCGTGGACATAACGGGAACCTACGACTACGTGAGGAAGCAGCCGCTGGTCGTCTTTGAGAGGATGTACCACGTTGATGAGCCTATTTTCCACGCCCTCCTGCCAGGTGGCTACGAGCACTTCATGCTCATGGGCCTTCCAAAGGAGCCTCAAATATACGCGAGCGTCAAGCGCGTGGTTCCAAAGGTTCACGGCGTTCGTCTGACGGAAGGAGGAGCCATGTGGCTCCACGCCGTTGTTTCAATAACCAAACAGCACGACGGCGACGGCAAGAACGCGATTTTAGCGGCCTTCGCCGGCCACCCGAGCCTTAAACACGTGGTTGTCGTTGACGAGGACATAGACATCTACGATGACCGCGACGTGGAGTGGGCGATAGCGACACGCTTCCAGGCAGATAAGGACCTCGTGATAGTCCCCAACGCCCGCGGCAGCTCCCTCGACCCTTCCGCTGAGAAGAGCTTAACCGCCAAGTGGGGCATAGACGCGACGAAACCCCTCGACAGAAAGGAAGAATTCGAGAGGGCTAGGCTTTAG
- a CDS encoding ABC transporter ATP-binding protein, giving the protein MLEIENLVKMYGNLKALDNLTLTVEKGQVYGFLGPNGAGKSTTILSTLGLIRPQAGVIRLFGEEVFRDGRYSEGKLVKAKAKIGYMPEHATLWDFLTPLQTLEIIGESFGIPRDERARRARELLEMLNLWEVKDVKVGRFSKGMRQRLLLAQALINDPELLILDEPMTGLDPKGIAEFKDIIRRQKKEGKTVFFSSHILAHVEEVCDTVGVIVKGKLRVEDSIENIKREFLAKAGYLILLETDKPVQFGNVNWEIERVSPTKYKIKAPEDVRPQINEIVWSQGAKILQLMVRVPSLEEIFLKLVE; this is encoded by the coding sequence ATGCTCGAAATAGAAAACCTCGTGAAGATGTACGGCAATCTTAAGGCACTGGACAACCTAACGCTCACCGTTGAGAAGGGTCAGGTTTACGGCTTCCTCGGGCCAAACGGTGCCGGAAAGAGCACCACGATACTGAGCACCCTCGGCCTGATCAGGCCCCAGGCAGGGGTCATAAGGCTCTTTGGGGAGGAGGTTTTCAGGGATGGAAGGTACAGCGAGGGCAAGCTCGTCAAGGCCAAGGCAAAAATCGGTTACATGCCGGAGCACGCCACGCTGTGGGACTTCCTCACGCCGCTCCAGACCCTTGAGATAATCGGGGAGTCCTTCGGCATCCCAAGGGACGAGAGAGCGAGAAGGGCCCGTGAGCTCCTCGAAATGCTGAACCTCTGGGAGGTAAAGGACGTAAAGGTCGGCAGGTTTTCAAAGGGAATGCGCCAGCGTCTTTTGCTCGCCCAGGCCTTAATAAACGACCCGGAACTTTTGATCCTCGACGAACCGATGACCGGCCTCGATCCAAAGGGCATAGCGGAGTTCAAGGACATAATAAGGAGGCAGAAGAAGGAAGGGAAGACCGTTTTCTTCTCCAGCCACATTTTAGCCCACGTTGAAGAGGTCTGCGACACAGTCGGGGTCATAGTCAAGGGCAAGCTCCGCGTGGAGGACAGCATAGAGAACATAAAGAGGGAGTTTCTGGCGAAGGCCGGCTATCTAATACTCCTCGAAACAGATAAGCCCGTCCAGTTCGGGAACGTGAACTGGGAGATAGAGCGCGTCAGTCCGACCAAGTACAAGATAAAGGCCCCCGAAGACGTCAGGCCCCAGATAAACGAGATAGTGTGGAGCCAGGGGGCGAAGATCCTCCAGCTCATGGTCAGAGTTCCAAGCCTCGAGGAGATCTTCCTCAAGCTCGTTGAGTAG
- a CDS encoding DEAD/DEAH box helicase: MVVLRIPDGSALVKIEKADPSVYFKIYDLLTYKKDYGKWEKPESLYDPYEKTFPVGLLPRVKKFLNSKGYRVRVKDERKIRGVKLNSSWNESYKLRRYQGRAVRKALKEKMGVLALPVGSGKTVVGLRIIHELDLSALIVVHTKELLYQWAEKVEELLGVKAGIVGDNKWNEENVTVAMIQTLLSRGVEELKNDYAIVMFDECHRTSAAEKFYQLGISLPQVYRFGLSATPWRRVRGEEIKIEAVVGPIIYEVRAEDLIREGFLAKPRFEVITYESSMPSFSERYKELYEDVVMNNDERNRAIVAKAKELVRKGHRVLIDVKRIEHGKILKEMLEKEGIKAEFLSSQSQNRWEVLEAYKNGEIPVLISTLLKEGVDIPEISAIILAGGGKSDIMTIQTIGRALRPKKGMRAVIVDVADDDPLLYTHFIERQKALKQYYGRYYDRESKLNETVSKKRRPRQSP; this comes from the coding sequence ATGGTTGTCCTCAGGATCCCGGACGGTTCAGCACTGGTCAAAATCGAAAAGGCGGATCCAAGCGTTTATTTCAAGATCTACGACCTGCTCACCTACAAGAAGGACTACGGCAAATGGGAGAAGCCTGAGAGCCTCTACGACCCCTACGAGAAGACCTTTCCTGTGGGCCTGCTCCCGCGGGTCAAGAAGTTCCTCAACAGCAAGGGCTACCGCGTCCGCGTGAAGGACGAGAGGAAGATCAGGGGAGTCAAGCTCAACTCAAGCTGGAACGAGAGCTACAAGCTGAGGCGCTATCAGGGGAGAGCTGTAAGGAAGGCCCTGAAGGAGAAGATGGGCGTTTTAGCTTTGCCCGTCGGGAGCGGAAAGACGGTCGTCGGGCTGAGAATAATCCACGAGCTCGACCTTTCAGCGCTCATCGTCGTCCACACGAAGGAGCTCCTTTACCAGTGGGCCGAGAAGGTGGAGGAACTCCTCGGCGTCAAAGCCGGAATCGTCGGCGACAACAAGTGGAACGAGGAGAACGTAACGGTAGCAATGATACAGACCCTCCTTTCGAGGGGCGTTGAGGAGCTGAAGAACGACTACGCAATAGTCATGTTCGACGAGTGCCACAGGACTTCAGCGGCTGAAAAGTTCTACCAGCTGGGGATAAGCCTCCCGCAGGTTTACCGCTTCGGGCTCTCGGCGACGCCGTGGAGGCGCGTTCGCGGGGAGGAGATAAAGATTGAGGCCGTCGTCGGGCCGATAATCTACGAGGTAAGGGCCGAGGACCTGATAAGGGAAGGCTTTCTAGCAAAGCCTCGCTTCGAGGTGATAACCTACGAGTCGAGCATGCCGTCCTTCAGCGAGCGCTATAAGGAGCTCTACGAGGACGTCGTTATGAACAACGACGAGAGGAACAGGGCGATAGTGGCGAAGGCCAAGGAGCTCGTCAGGAAGGGCCACCGCGTCCTCATCGACGTAAAGCGCATAGAGCACGGCAAAATCCTGAAGGAGATGCTCGAAAAAGAGGGGATCAAGGCGGAGTTCCTGAGCTCCCAGAGCCAGAACCGCTGGGAGGTTCTCGAGGCGTACAAGAACGGCGAGATTCCGGTTTTGATCTCAACTCTCCTCAAGGAGGGGGTCGATATCCCGGAGATCTCCGCCATAATCCTAGCAGGGGGAGGAAAGAGCGACATCATGACTATACAGACCATAGGGAGGGCCCTGAGGCCGAAGAAGGGCATGAGGGCGGTTATAGTTGACGTCGCCGACGACGATCCCCTGCTCTACACGCACTTCATCGAGAGGCAGAAAGCGCTCAAGCAGTACTACGGAAGGTACTACGACAGGGAATCAAAGCTCAACGAGACAGTCTCCAAAAAGCGCCGCCCTCGTCAAAGCCCTTGA
- a CDS encoding ABC transporter permease: MWGFILELKQSVRSKKFIATLGIMLLLYVPFFYMMKRYGNVSAMEVKDIIGNMIQFLSGMAMFFIAILALLMGTTAINSEIEKGTLRIALSKPISRLNYIIGKMLAQALVIFIALMLSTGTAVIGFVAIGVPLTGLLVREVFLLNMVLFLGLVQLLFLGYLFSTFIKSSTTALGIALVLFFVVSMIAPAIVTFMALSHSTPDNYEEVYSDYATKYLFFDPNAQVGIVLNNVNERKCYEYVQTYNKETGTVTRKTKEVPTCNNYISRTNVNETSGTIESMGCICNETYAGIAHSIRKNSVNLGILIGMTIIYGLLAVGRFLRMDLR, encoded by the coding sequence ATGTGGGGATTCATTCTGGAGCTGAAGCAGAGCGTGAGGAGCAAGAAGTTCATTGCAACGCTTGGCATAATGCTGCTTCTCTACGTCCCATTCTTCTACATGATGAAGAGGTACGGCAACGTTTCCGCGATGGAAGTCAAGGACATCATCGGCAACATGATCCAGTTTCTGAGCGGAATGGCGATGTTCTTCATCGCGATCCTCGCCCTGCTTATGGGAACGACCGCCATCAACTCCGAGATAGAGAAGGGAACCCTGAGAATAGCCCTCAGCAAGCCAATCTCGAGGCTGAACTACATCATCGGAAAAATGCTGGCCCAGGCATTGGTCATTTTCATAGCACTGATGCTCTCCACGGGCACGGCGGTGATAGGCTTTGTCGCGATCGGGGTGCCGCTAACTGGACTCCTCGTCAGGGAGGTGTTTCTACTCAACATGGTCCTCTTCTTAGGCCTGGTGCAGCTGCTCTTCCTGGGCTACCTGTTCTCAACGTTCATCAAGTCCTCCACGACGGCCCTCGGTATAGCGCTGGTCCTGTTCTTCGTGGTGTCAATGATCGCCCCCGCGATCGTGACCTTCATGGCCCTCAGCCACTCAACCCCCGACAATTACGAGGAGGTCTACTCGGACTACGCAACCAAGTACCTCTTCTTCGACCCCAACGCTCAGGTGGGCATAGTTCTCAACAACGTGAACGAAAGGAAATGCTACGAATACGTCCAGACGTACAACAAGGAAACCGGAACCGTCACCCGGAAGACAAAGGAGGTGCCCACGTGTAACAACTACATCAGCCGTACCAATGTAAACGAGACTAGCGGAACGATTGAAAGCATGGGCTGCATCTGCAACGAAACGTACGCCGGGATCGCACACTCCATCAGGAAGAACTCCGTAAACCTTGGGATCCTCATCGGGATGACCATCATCTACGGCCTGCTCGCGGTTGGAAGGTTCCTCCGCATGGATCTGAGGTGA
- a CDS encoding N-glycosylase/DNA lyase yields the protein MTLDRFVKIKYREDNEKVNRLVEILRELGLDCAKTIEEKVDLQFDALKNLRENLKDDELFIKLVIANSLVSYQLSGKGEDWWWEFSRYFSENPPEKMAEAYAQFLPNSRTNKRLVAGKLKRIERVEPFLESLSMDELRDYYFNGMERLKDDLAKVMNAKRSAKTIVFSVKMFGYAGRIAFGAFVPYPMAIEIPDDVRINAYTKRFTGEPPVSFWKGIAEKTGIPPLHIDSILWPVLGGKGEVIERLRRYCGEKADKIMELRDL from the coding sequence ATGACGCTCGACCGCTTCGTGAAGATAAAATACCGGGAAGACAATGAGAAAGTTAACCGGCTCGTCGAAATACTCCGGGAGCTCGGCCTCGACTGTGCAAAAACCATTGAGGAGAAGGTTGATTTGCAGTTCGACGCCCTCAAAAACCTTAGGGAGAACCTGAAGGATGACGAGCTTTTCATCAAGCTCGTCATAGCTAACTCCCTCGTCAGCTACCAGCTGAGCGGTAAAGGTGAGGACTGGTGGTGGGAGTTCTCAAGGTATTTCTCGGAGAACCCGCCCGAGAAGATGGCGGAGGCCTACGCCCAGTTTCTCCCCAACTCAAGAACCAATAAGAGACTCGTTGCCGGAAAGCTCAAAAGAATCGAGAGGGTTGAGCCCTTCTTAGAGTCTCTCTCGATGGACGAGCTTAGAGATTACTACTTCAATGGCATGGAACGGCTTAAAGACGACCTCGCGAAGGTGATGAACGCTAAAAGGAGCGCGAAAACGATAGTTTTCTCTGTGAAGATGTTCGGCTACGCGGGGAGAATTGCCTTTGGAGCTTTCGTTCCGTACCCAATGGCCATCGAGATCCCGGACGACGTGAGGATAAACGCCTACACCAAGCGCTTCACGGGCGAGCCACCGGTTAGCTTCTGGAAGGGGATCGCGGAGAAAACCGGAATTCCACCGCTCCACATCGACTCAATTCTCTGGCCCGTCCTCGGAGGTAAGGGTGAGGTGATTGAGAGACTGAGGAGGTACTGCGGGGAAAAGGCAGATAAGATAATGGAGCTCAGGGATCTCTAA
- a CDS encoding PH1570 family protein, translating to MLCEEKLEIFENGFEDGKFKLRIEYYGKDARKLLLAIIRELYLPDYGEDYVYPFECAKEHWGIYLDPGEIVAEEPAFSPIKFVNRSVLNRLEKTLREIDAPEEIKESVDIEKADIVKLKRTLLALGKNFVLDERGYLIVFNKPGARELILKYLGMLDEE from the coding sequence ATGCTCTGCGAGGAGAAGCTTGAGATCTTTGAGAACGGCTTCGAGGACGGAAAGTTCAAGCTCAGAATAGAGTACTACGGAAAGGACGCCAGAAAACTTCTCCTCGCGATAATACGGGAGCTCTACCTTCCCGACTACGGGGAGGACTACGTCTATCCCTTCGAGTGTGCCAAGGAGCACTGGGGGATCTACCTCGACCCGGGCGAGATCGTTGCCGAGGAGCCGGCCTTCAGCCCGATCAAGTTCGTCAACAGGAGCGTCCTCAACAGGCTCGAAAAGACCCTCAGGGAAATAGATGCCCCCGAGGAGATCAAGGAAAGCGTGGACATCGAGAAAGCAGATATCGTGAAGCTCAAGAGGACTTTACTCGCGCTCGGGAAGAACTTCGTCCTCGACGAGAGGGGCTACCTCATAGTCTTCAACAAGCCGGGCGCGAGGGAACTGATACTGAAGTACCTGGGGATGCTGGATGAGGAATGA
- the folP gene encoding dihydropteroate synthase: MKFAGVNLDEPRVMGVINVSPESFYKGSVRNDEKALAETAVRMVEEGASFIDIGAKSTAPYLETQIPLEEEIRRAVWAVKVVKDAVDVPLSIDTTSARVAEEALKAGADIINDVTGFKGDPGMAKVASKYSAPAVLCAHGNVRDFSDPVRTVIEFLEESLTIAEEHGVEDVAVDPAIGFLRPEWPPWYEWDSKVIANLNLLKLLGRPILVGISRKSFIGAITGREKPEERLAGSLSATAIAVLKGARIVRTHDVKETLDAIKVARHIARY, from the coding sequence ATGAAGTTTGCGGGAGTTAATCTTGACGAGCCGAGGGTAATGGGAGTCATCAACGTCTCGCCCGAGAGCTTCTACAAGGGGAGCGTTAGGAACGATGAAAAGGCTTTGGCCGAGACCGCCGTTAGAATGGTCGAGGAGGGCGCGAGTTTCATAGACATCGGCGCAAAATCAACGGCCCCTTACCTCGAGACTCAGATTCCGCTCGAGGAGGAAATCAGAAGGGCAGTTTGGGCCGTCAAGGTCGTCAAGGACGCGGTTGATGTTCCCCTGAGCATAGACACCACGAGCGCGAGGGTTGCCGAGGAAGCTTTAAAGGCTGGCGCCGACATCATAAACGACGTCACAGGCTTCAAGGGCGACCCGGGGATGGCTAAGGTTGCCTCTAAGTACAGTGCTCCGGCCGTCCTCTGCGCCCACGGAAATGTTAGGGACTTCTCGGACCCGGTTAGAACCGTCATTGAGTTCCTTGAGGAGAGCCTGACGATAGCGGAGGAGCACGGGGTTGAAGATGTTGCCGTTGATCCGGCCATCGGCTTTCTCCGCCCGGAGTGGCCGCCGTGGTACGAGTGGGACTCGAAGGTAATAGCGAACCTCAACCTGCTCAAGCTCCTCGGAAGGCCAATCCTCGTCGGCATCTCGCGGAAGTCCTTCATAGGCGCGATAACGGGCAGAGAGAAACCGGAGGAGAGGCTCGCCGGCAGTCTGTCGGCAACGGCAATAGCGGTTCTGAAGGGTGCGAGAATAGTGAGAACCCACGACGTGAAGGAAACCCTTGACGCGATTAAGGTTGCCCGGCATATAGCCCGTTATTAG
- the sppA gene encoding signal peptide peptidase SppA yields MKSDVWKYITFILVLILGVFVMSTTLLYLQNQSLSNYTPSNATCGTEIVIGNQTTETALQASIAELQSLIRAIEMERKGINATNSTIAVVPIFGVIDGQTALNTVTTLEKLMKDDSVGGVLLWIESPGGDVGAVREIYHEVEVLKAKKPVVAYTGGIAASGGYYIAVGTDRIIADPLAEVGSIGVIYVHFNLADNYASNGIKVDVFKTGPHKDMGAEWRALTEYERKKIWGMIDAYFQSFLQAVSMGRDMTLNETRKYATGETWLAVEVNGTLVDETGNFQTAVQELEKLMGVESAEVKVYGSPTQSYSLGVLGDEALYLDPRYLRLRG; encoded by the coding sequence ATGAAGAGCGATGTGTGGAAGTACATCACTTTCATCCTCGTCCTCATTCTCGGCGTTTTCGTTATGTCCACGACCCTTCTCTACCTCCAGAACCAGAGCCTCAGCAACTACACTCCTTCCAACGCCACCTGCGGGACCGAGATCGTGATCGGCAACCAGACGACCGAAACCGCCCTCCAGGCCAGCATTGCGGAGCTCCAGTCCCTCATAAGGGCAATAGAGATGGAGAGAAAGGGCATCAACGCAACGAACTCAACCATAGCGGTTGTGCCAATTTTCGGCGTTATCGACGGCCAGACTGCGCTGAACACCGTAACAACCCTCGAAAAGCTGATGAAGGACGATTCCGTTGGGGGCGTTCTCCTCTGGATCGAAAGCCCGGGGGGAGACGTTGGTGCCGTGAGGGAGATCTACCACGAGGTCGAGGTTCTCAAAGCTAAAAAGCCGGTCGTCGCGTACACGGGAGGCATAGCCGCTTCAGGCGGCTACTACATCGCCGTCGGGACCGACAGGATAATAGCGGATCCCCTGGCCGAGGTCGGGAGCATAGGCGTTATCTACGTCCACTTCAACCTGGCGGACAACTACGCCTCAAACGGAATAAAGGTCGACGTATTCAAAACCGGACCCCACAAGGACATGGGCGCCGAGTGGAGGGCCCTCACCGAGTACGAGAGGAAGAAGATCTGGGGGATGATAGACGCCTACTTCCAGAGCTTTCTCCAGGCGGTCAGCATGGGAAGGGACATGACCCTCAACGAGACCAGAAAATACGCAACCGGAGAGACGTGGCTCGCCGTCGAGGTAAACGGAACCCTCGTGGACGAAACCGGCAACTTCCAGACTGCAGTTCAGGAACTCGAAAAGCTTATGGGGGTTGAGAGCGCAGAGGTTAAGGTGTACGGCTCGCCAACTCAGAGCTACTCCCTCGGCGTCCTCGGGGACGAGGCCCTCTACCTCGATCCCCGGTACCTGAGGCTGAGGGGGTGA